One genomic window of Bacteroidota bacterium includes the following:
- a CDS encoding helix-turn-helix transcriptional regulator, which translates to MGTNITNKIRALRFHNDEMTQQQLATQVGVTRQTIHAIESGKYSPSLEVAFQIAAVFDVPLEEVFTYGAS; encoded by the coding sequence ATGGGCACAAACATCACAAACAAAATCCGCGCATTGCGTTTTCACAACGACGAAATGACCCAGCAGCAGCTTGCAACACAGGTAGGTGTTACACGCCAGACCATACACGCGATTGAAAGCGGAAAGTACTCCCCTTCGCTTGAAGTGGCGTTCCAGATTGCAGCGGTATTTGATGTGCCGCTCGAAGAAGTGTTTACGTATGGGGCTTCGTGA